GAAAAGCCGCTgctttgaatgaaaatatttcaaagagagcagtttttcctttaaaaaacacgAGCATTCATACCCATATGTGCGGACCGACCTGTccatcccccagcccctctcctgcagGAAATGAGTGGGGCCGAGTACCACCCTGCACCCAGTGACCTCTGTGTCTCAGACCTTTGGCAGAGCATCCTCACGGGGTCGCGTGAAGATCTGGCACTTTCCCAAGCCATCTGAAAGCCTCCTATTAGGAAATCTAAGTGCTTGGCTTAAACCTTTGTCGCTGTTAAATAGTGGGGCTCTTTGATATTTCAGCTAAGGTTTGAAGCCCCACTTAGCAACCGAGTGCCAGCCTTGCAGTCTGACTGGGGCAGCACAACAGGGATTTTCATGTTTCCCAGACTGGAACTGAGACCCTTTGGCTCAGCCCCAGGACTGGCATTCTGCTCTGCAACGGCTGCTTCACTGGAACCGAAACGAATGCGTTGCAGCCACAGAGATAAAGTGCAGGACCTACACAATCCAAAAGAGCATGAAACCCTTTTGCTAAGCTGTCCTTTGCATCCCAGAGACTTCACAGACTCAGTTTTTATGGATATTCTATAGCGTAGTCCAGGATAAACACATTTCTTTGAGTGCGTTGTACCCTAAGGGGTGTACAAGTACATTTGCTGGAGGAGTTTCATTTTCCAGAGCTGTCGCTCTTAGAGATGCTTGTCCTTTTGATGCTTAGAGATTTGTCCTTTGCTGCTGCCCTTTCTCTCCTCATTTCAGCTCTGTAACTTGAGTTCTGCCTGGGTTCTGTTAGGAAGACAGCAGGCCTATTCGCCACGGGTAAAGATCCgttttaacttttttatatacatttaaaaactgtaatatattaataaaatggGAGACAGCACCCCCAGGTATGCATTGCGAAAGATTTCCTCTGTGGTTTTGTctctattaaagaaaaactcTTTCCCTTAAGGGGACTTCTCAGGTCAGGAGTAGTCTGAGAGAGTGAGAGCTTCTGTGGGTCTGTGTTGACTCACCTTGCAGCAGCCTACGCGGGGTCCGGGCGCAGGCTGTGCCGGCGTGGTGGGGGCACAGCTACACATCCAaaagtgcagtgctgtgcccaggggaGGGGACCTGAGAGTGGGCTAGGAGCAACAGGAGCTGGGCAGTGGCGTGGGGGTGGCTATCTGGGGGCAAGTGAAACAGCTGAGGTCCCACACGCTTAACAAACTGCTTTCAAATCTGcctgattttaaaagctgtggcTTCCAAAGCATCAGCCACGGGACAGGTAGTAACTTAAGAAGGACCCAAGAGATGCTGCGGTGCCTGGGAACATTTCTGGTCTAACACGAGCTGGGCGAGCCCCATTTCTGTTGCTCTGTAGAGCAACAACtctgaaggaaggaagcagcagcagtgatgggggctgggggtggttTAACCCTTCAATTTCAGAATGGGGAGATAAACACCCAGCAAGTTTCATGCTTCAGAGTGCTGTACTTACCGTGCAGGATGTGGTTTTAAAGGGAGCACAGCTGGGTTCGCCATACAAGGCGCTAAACGTCTAGGAGGGAGATTGCAAGATAAAAAGACCACTAACCCCTGGCAGCTCTAAAACCACTCCGGGCCACGTTCTCAGCTTCTGCAAAACATCACTGCACCAGGGATGCTTGCTTAGCCCAGCCGTACGGCCCATTGCCACGAATGGGCTGTGAGACACTCGGACCACTCTGGGTGTACAAGGTCTAAATTTTGCTTCAAGCTGCACCCTGGTGCTTTGGACATCATTTACGGGGCTGCGTGTTTGCTCCAGCTTGTGCCATCCCATGCTCTCCTTATCTCGGTGGGATCAGCACCCATCCAGCGACAACACTTCCTTGCCTCTGTGCTTAGCTGTgttgcagaaatgttttctttgtcctCCCAAGGGTGAGGTGCTGAGGAGCCTCTCAGAGTAGAGGAGTTGTAAAGGTTGCCTCTGCTGGCTCTTTGATCGGTGCAGAGCATACCTACTCACTGCCCCCGGTTTCTCCTGCTCTTGGGGTGTGGCAAGCCACCTTTGAGAGCTGATGGTGGTGAAAGCCCACCAACTAGGCAGTTTGCTGGTCACTTTTTTTATAAGGTCCTACCTAGATGGCTTTACAGAGCGAAGGTGGGTATTGGCATATTCTACCTGCGACAGCAATATCAGGCTCACCCTTCACTGGAGCAAGCTAGGgcagaaaaaacaccaagacATTATTCTGCTGCTGCGAACAGCAAAACCTTGTTGCGTAAAGAGCCGAGATCGTAGGAGAACAGGCCCTTGGCTTGTTCGCTGTCCGCAAGGCTGGTCACACACCGGTTCCCGTAAAAGCACGTGGGGTGCACCCACAGCTTTGCACAGCCTGCACGGTGTTTGCTGTGTCAGATGTGTCAAAGATTTGTGGCCAGTTTTTATCAAGTGTTAACTCTTTTGGTGCTTAATTTATACTACTGAGCCACAAGGCAATTCACAGCCTGGTACTCTCTAAAGCCTGTCACCTggatttttagaaaagcaggaaaaacacaaCTTACAGTTGTGTACAACCGGCACACGGAGGGTGACCTGGTTTCTGAGGTTTTGAGCTGCTATCTGATCCCCTGTTACCTGCCTCCTGTTTTGGGCCACATGAGCTGTTTCTGCTCCGAGCAGGGGAGCGGCGACCTtgccaggaggagcagggagacCCCCGTGCTGCTCAGTGTCTGACAAGGTGGTTGAGCTGGGAAAGGCTCTGAAATTGCGTGCACTGGCTAGTGAGCCTGAAAGAGGGGTTGCCAATGCCTGGCCACAAAGGCGAGTTGCTCTCCggtgggctgcagaggcagaggagggtggcagagcccccCAGGAACATcgggggtgcagggggtgtgGGCTGCCTCTGGCCTTCGCTGCCTGGCCAACCCTGCTGCCACGTGTTTTGCGTGAtctctgctgcagttttcaTCCTCTGCTGTTTCCATTTCCTCTTTGAGGCCAGCCCCCCGTGAGCCTTTCTGGGGAGCCAGCGCAGCTTGCTGCTGTGCTCACGCTTCACCCCCCTAAGCACCGGggcaccctgcagcctggccGGGTGCCCGGGACCTGGCAACTCCTTGCGGTTTGGAGACTGCAATTAGATGCCAACCCCTGCACGCACAGCAGAAATGCCcttcctgccagccccccagctctgaGGCATGCAGGCACCTTGCAGGGGTGACGCAGACCCTGCTGAGTGTCGCTGTGCTCCCGGTGCTCCTGCTCCACATTCTGGAAAAGGAGTTAAATGACACAAAGCCTCTGCTAGCTTCACAAGGTCCCCCATCCTCACCTCCAGCAGCGGACTCGGATGCCATGTTGATCCTGACATGCAGAGGTGGCACAGGCATGGGCACCTGCCTGCACTGGCACAGCAGTGTCCTACGGGGACAGGCAGGAGCCATACGGCTCTGCGGGCACGCTGCACCCAGCACGCGCCACCCCCAGCGACTGCACGGCCTCCCCAGCCTCAACACAACCATGGAGCAGGGAGGCTATGGGACAGGTTTGTCTTTAATGAGAGGAATACAGAGAAGTGCAAGAGGCCATGCAAAGAGCGGAGCGCTACGAGCAGCCCACCCTGGCAATGAGCCGGAGGGCTCTCTAGGCAAAATCCCGCACTGCCTTCTGCTAGCAGGGAGCTTACGAAGGCAGGCGCAGGGCAGGGTACCAGTGCCCTGGGGTGCTGGCGGTGGCTTTACTGTAAAATCACTCCTGGTGTGAAGGAGTCCCAAGCCCCAGCATCTTCCCACTTCACTTTCGGGCCTTGGCAGGTGCCAGCTGGCTGTACTGTTCATCATCCCGCTCGCCCAGGggctaggaggaaaaaaaggtgagaTGAACTACAGCCGTGTCTGTCCAGCCCTGGGAGGGAGGGTACAGGGAAAGCTGGCCCAGCCCTCTCTTGGACAAGCTTTTGGCAAACTCTCCCTCCCCACATGCAGAGATTAACAGCTCCAGAGGGTCAGAGGCAGGGGGTGGGTGAGCGTGACCCGTCCTCTGGGTCACtcaggggcaggcagctgcgAATGCCCCCACACAGAGCAACCTCCAACACAGCTCAGTGCCTCAAGGCATTGAGTACCCCCCAGCCGTGGTGCCATCATGGTCACACCGGTCCCACCATGCAGCCCCACACCACACAGAGGTGctgatgcacacacacaaacacacacgtGCATCCATGCTCACCTGGTAAAGCTGCTCGTTGGCAATCAGGTTCTGCCTGTCAGAAGCTAAATAAAGAAAGGTGGTGGTCAAGGATCAGGGCAGTGGGGTGAACAATTGCAACCAAATCCAAGCAGCCAGCTACTTTCAGCCCTGTGCTTTTACTTCCTCTCGGAGGCTGGGCGGAAAGCCCCTGCAAGGCCTCCAATGTCCCTGTGTCAccagctgctgtccctgggaTGATGTTTTGGTTAACCTTGTGCATGCACTGGCTTCTACTGGGAAGCCAAGCTAGGGGCAGGAAGGGTATGCGGAGCGCTCACGTGGATTCCTACCCCAGACATGCcgggtgctgcctgcagcttgcAGTGACTGGGCTCTGTGGGCAGTGATGGAAAGTCCCTGGGTACCAGGCAGCTCCTGGAGATGCCAGGCACTTCCCGTCCCCACCTGTGGGCAGCCAGCGGGGTTCTCCGCTCACCTCGTGACATGCGTCCCTTGTCCTGGCCAGTGATGCAATACACAGCAACTGCCAGGAAGATGGTGGCAACCACATCTGCGACCACGATCCCCGAGATGGTGGGAGCATCCACTTCGATGCAGTTCTGGCACACTGGAAGCCCGAACAGACACACACTCAAAGCGGGGCCACGACCGGGACCCTGCCCCGTGGCCACCTCCACCCTGCTGCCAGGTCCAGCCCGAGCCCAAAGTGCTCAGCCAGCTCCACCAGTCCGGGCAGGCTCCCAGTCCCAGGGCAAGAGAGACCAGGGATTAAATCTGGCTTGCTACGTGACCCAAGGCAGCGGCGCGAGCTGCCACGTGTCCCAGCGCTGAGGGCAGGCCACAGCAGGGCCAGCGAGCGGCTAGTGGCGAGGCAGCAGGAGTGCCGGTTACAGCACCACAGAGCTCTCATGGGGACACCagaagctggggaaggtgcAGCTTGGCTGTTCCCAAAGGCAACCTGGCACAGGACCTCCACAAACTGATGGAGCCACCCTCAAACCCTGGGAGATCAGTAGTTCCCTCAAACATGTGCTTGGGTGAGCAGTTCTGGCTCTAGAAACCAGGTTTGCAACACTTACTTCGATAGTGCACCTGGAAGGGGGGGCttgtctttccattttctgtttcacacGCATAAGTGCCTCTGGGATCGTCATACGCTGTACCCAAATCCAGCTGGGTTGCGTTTGCTATCATATCCCCATTTTTCAGCCAGATGATTGGACCTCGGCTGCTTGTTTCACAGTGCAGGAACACCTTCCCACTGGCTTCTTTCACCTTTACTTTCTgtcctgcaaaaaaaaagaagaggagagcagagcttCACAGCTGCGTTCTCAAACCCCACGGTGGTACAGAACTCAAGAGATCTCATTCACGGAGACGGCTAGTGCAGAGAGCATCACACTGGGCCGTCCCCCGAGCAGCGGAAAGGAcgctgcaaacaaaaaaactctggaaaaaaacagactaCCCAGCGGAAACGCAGATAAGTGTTCGGCTGGTGGTTACATTAACGCGGCTCTGGGTAGTTTAGAGATCCAGATTCCCTTACAGTGGAAACTAACCGGAACCAGGCGTCCAGCCGAACCCCATGCAGGCTGTATGTGCGTGAGCCGCATCCCGCACACGGATTGCATTGGTATTAAAGTGCAACTGCGACGAGAGACTGTTCAATagaaagtgaaatgttttcacGAGCGGGGACAGGAGCTGAGCCCAAATGGGGAGACAAAAACCCATTTGGGTTTTTACCCCCTAGTAAAAAACAACTTTGGTGGAAAGCTTGCCAAAAAACCACACTGAATTCCCTCCTTGGCCCAAAGACTTCAGCCTGCAAATGGAGAGTAGATTTGCCGTCTCGTTTGCGAGCGGCGGAGCAGAGCACAGAACGCAACCTGCCCGTGCATGTTTGTGCCGGGCACAAAGCCCACGGCTGCTTCGGTCTGACACCACCGTTCCACCAAGCCCGACTTGCCATGGCCCGTCACTGCAGGTCTGAGCTGCCACAGACGGCCACGGCGCCACGCACAAGCTCCGGGCTGTCACGGCAGTGGTCTGGGCAGGCACACCGCTCAGCACCACCTCATCCCCAGGAACGGCCGCGCTGATTCACTCCCTTCTCCCCATCGATGTTTACGAACCGCTCACCGAGGCGCCACGACGGTGAACCCCGGCGAGCGGCGGGACCTGCTTCCCGGCCACCCTGCGAGCCCCCGGGGTAAGCACCAAGGGTGACAGTCCCCACGGCCCATGGTGACGTGTGCGGGACCAGCCGCAGCCTCGCCATCTGTGCGGGGTCCTGTGGGCGCGCCACGCCGGGGGGGGCACCACGTGCCACACGGCCCCGGCCCCGTTAGGGTGTCTGGCACCCAGGGACTTACCTCGGACCCCCCAGCTCACCACGGCCAGGCTGGCAACGAGCACCCAGGCACCCAGGGTCCTTCCCCTCCGCATGGCGCAGGTGGTGGCGGCTGGGCACCCTGCCCAGGGAGAGGATGGAGCGCGCTCCTCACCGCCGGGCGCCCCAGGTGCCGGATGCCGGGGCTGGAgccgccccccccagcacccgAGGGTGTCGGAGGCGCCCTGGGCCTGCCTCCTCGCCCCAGCCACGACACCCACAGAAGGGCAGGGGAAGACAGCTGGGCTTGAGGTGGTGGGTTCCTCAGCAGCCAGGGAGCCCCCTGCAGAcacagagcctgcagcagctggggagccccacagcaccccagcacccacagagaCCCAGCACCCACAAGCACCCCAGAGCCATAAAGCTCCAGCGCCCACGGGTGCCCCCGCAGCCACAGAgacccagcacccatgggtgcacATGAGCCACAAagccccagcacccacgggtgcccctgcagccacagAGACCCAGCACCCAGAGCCATGGAGCCCCAGCACGTATGGGTCCCCCACAAGCCACgcagccctggcacccatgggaccccccccccagctatGGAGCCCTGGCACCCACgggttcccctgcagccacagaaCCCCAGCACCCACAAGCACCCCCAGAGGCACAgagccccagcacccatgggtccCCCCACAGCCAGGGAGCCCCAGAACCCATAGGTCCCCCCACAGGATCGCgagccccagcacccatggaTCCCCCATCACCTCCGAGTGCGTCCCCAGGAGTgggagccccagcacccacgggTGCCCCCGGAGCCAgggagccccagcacccacgggtccccccgcagccccggcacCCACAGGcgcccccgcagccccagcacccacgggTCCCCCCGGAGCCAgggagccccagcacccacgggtgcccccgcagccccagcacccacaggtccCCCGGGAGCCAgggagccccagcacccactggtCCGCCCACAGCCCCAGATCCCACGGGTGCCCCCGCAGCCGCGAAGCCCCAGCACACGAGTCCCCCATCACCTACGAGTGCatccccaggagcaggagccccagcacccacgTGTCCCCCCGCAGCCTCGGgtgcccccgcagccccggaGCCGCTCCGCGCCCCTCCCCCCGAGGAAGTGTGTCGCTCTGCGGACGCCGTAGCGGCCCTGGCGCGGCGCCGTCCCGTGGtgctgcgcggcggcgggcggcagcgcggccATGGCGGTACCCGCGGGCTCGCTGGTGGCGGCCGTGCTGACCCACTCGGGCCGCCTGGAGAAGGAGGACCTGGGCAGCCGCATCGGGCGTCTCTCCCGCCGCGTGGAGGAGCTGAAGGCAGGtccggggccgggagcggggctggaGGGCACGGGCGGAGCTCGGGGGGCGCCCGGCCCGTGGTTACCTCAGGCCCGTCCTGAGCGGAGCCGCTCTCGGCCTCTCTCCGCTGGGCGCTCGGGCGGCCCCCGGGCCTGGGAGGGCCCGTAGCGCAGCTGGGGAagcactcccccccccccgggtgccAGTGTCCCAACGCTCCCTCTTCTTCAGGGAGAAGTCTGCAACATGATTAACAAGAAGTACAACGAGTTCCTGCCCAGCTTGGAGAGCGCCGAGGACTTGGTGGCGCAGGTGGACGGGCTGTCGGCCAACATCGACCTGCTGAAGGCCAGGATTGAGAACGAGGTGCCGGCGGGGGCTTCCCTGGGGGCTCCCCTCGATCCTGCGGCACTGCCACCCCACACCTGTACCCCCTGCCATGTCCGTGTGGTGcgaggggatggggggaggagGGCTCCTGCCTAAGAACTCTGGATGATATCACCCCTAAAAAGCGCTCTTAGGTGACACACGCTGCAGAGGTGGGGTGAGTGAGGAGCTGTCATTAAGGGATTGGCCGTGGTTTGCTCGCTGTTGTACAGCTGCAAAATTGTGTCACGCATCTTGCCTTCAGAAGGGGAGAAGGAGCAGCCTTGCGCGCTGCCGTGAGGCGTGGCATGGTAACCGGCTGGCTGAGTGTCGATCCCACCGTGATCTGGGGCAGAGTGGGAGCCTAAATCACACCTGTGCGTGTTCACTGACATCTTTAAGGAGAATGTGAGCATCTGCTGCAGACCCACACTCTGTTTTTTGCTCCTTTGATTCTTTTTCCAACATTGGGCATGCTGTAGCAGTGTTGAGAATTAACTTTTGGCTCAGTTTAAGCGTTCTTGCAGTTTAAATGGCTGCGTTAAAGGAGCACTGAAGTCCTTTTGACTGCCTTCTGAGGCTGAATTTCCTTAcactgcctttaaaaaacatgtaatttGTTAGAAGCATTGGAAACACTTatcagcttctttcttttttaaggatCTTCCTAGCAATGAATAAAATGGATAGAacctttttcctcctcacaaAGTTATTCTAGTAACAGAAATACTTTACATGTTTTTATCACTTTTAAGAGGAAGTGTGTCGGAGAACATTTGCTTGCTGTAAGTGAACTGAGaagttttgttattttaggTTCAGCGAGATCTAAATGTCGCTGTTGCCGAATTTACTGAGTTGAAGCAGCAGTTGGAGCGAGATACACTGGTTCTGAGCATTCTGaaaaagctgcaggaggtgaggaggagagGTGGGGGAGTGCCTTAAGATCATTGGGCAGTAGTcatcctctgctctgcagtctGTGGCATTATTCTGGGCTTCTCTTTTGAGCTCCTGTCTCTAGCCATGTTTAAAAAGTTGTCATCTAGTAGCAGATGTACAGTGACATATGAATCTATTTGTTGCAGTTTGATACAGCTATTAAAGAGTACAATGCTGCATTGCTGGAAAAGAAGTATgttgcagcagctcagcaactGGAAAAGGTAATAACGACTTCTTAAGCATATGACAGTATCGTTCATACATACTTTCAACAAATGCCACAAGATGCTTTTCCTTAAGCAGGGGCAACAGTTACCcatattttgtgtgtgttcttcACCATCAGGCACGAAGCATCCTGAAAATGCTGGAATCCCGCAAGGGCTTTGAGCTGAAGATCCTGAAGGCATTAGGCACAGAGCTCACAGTGCAGACACAGAACATGCTCTATCATCTAGGAGAAGAATGGCAGAAATTGGCTGTATGGAAGCTTCCTCATTCGAAAGGTACTCACAGTTCTAGTTTGTTTCACTGTGCTTCACTGTTTGAAATGCCTGATTTCAAACAACTACAAGACAGGAAATGCAGTAATACTGTTGAACTGAGGTTGTTTTAAGGAGCTCTTCCTGCCATTTGCATAACCTCATCAGTGGGAGTGATCAGTGCCAGTGTTCTTTGGATATGGCTCCACTCCTGGTGTATTAAGGTGCTACCAAAAGCAATGCAATGTAGTCAATAGATTTTAAACAGAGTTTTCAAGGTTCATCTGCCTCATCTGTCATATTTCATAGACAATGTGGAAGCAGAGATCAGAACAGCTAATTGTAAGAACTGCTCAAGTCTGTAGGTTGCTGTCTTCATTGAAACACAAActtttcccttggaaaaaaatatcttttcctttcactttgaCTTGAAATGAGGAGAAGAGGGGAATGAAAGTGATAGTCACCAATGTCATTCAATTGAAGGGTGACTGAAATGAGAATTCTGGCTCATCGTAAGAGAGTGATTCTCATTCTGTTGTCCTGCACTGTCACACAGGGAACTCCGTACCCTCTTCTGATGCTGCTTTACAAGAACTGTGGAAATGGGAAGAGGTAGCATATTGCTTTAGCTGCCTCCTGGGGAATGCAGTGGTTTCTCAGATCTGCTGTATCTCAGCCTGCGCTCTGTCAGAGAGATggttcttctttctctttagagagcagcagcctggagtcAGCGATGCATTCAGAACTGCACTTACACACAGTGCCATCAAAAGAGGAGGAGATTGCTGGCCCACCTgttgcttctgtgctgcaggcatTTGCTGTCCTAGGAGAACTGCACACCAAGCTGAAGATTTTTGGTAAGACAGACTGTAGGTTGAGATAAACGTAGATATAGTAAGCTGAAGTGGATGAGATTTTGTAAGATGTGTATCAAGATCCAGTTCACTTCAGCTGTACACTGGAAGACTTATTTCTGTCTTAGCTTGTGTTTCCCACTAAGCATGAAGTAAATGCTCTGATTCTTATCAGTAGGAAATTATTTATCCTTTCTTGTCAATTTACTCTGGTGTAGTTTTGATCTGTGGCTATGTGGTTTCATGGCCTAGTGTTGAAAGGGTTTTTCCAGTAAGACTGTTGTTTTCAGGCAGCCTCTGGGTCATgtgttgttaaaataaattggtGAGCATGGCAGGTACTAGGACAGGATTTCATGCTTCCAGCTGTTTAAGTTGGTTTTCACTTTACATTAAATATACTGCTCTTTGTTAGGCCTCAGTACGTGTTTTACATGAGTAAAATAGTCTTTAGTGGAAACTCAACCCAGTGTTTTACCCCGTTAGCTGTTCCCTGCCAGAGCTAATCAAGAGAGTGTTTCTCCCACTTCATGGAAAGAAACTACATCCAGAATAGTGATGGTTGGGCCTCACTAGAGCAAactgcctgcctcctgctgttggaaaacatatttttttcatttctcaggc
The genomic region above belongs to Falco naumanni isolate bFalNau1 chromosome 16, bFalNau1.pat, whole genome shotgun sequence and contains:
- the CD3D gene encoding T-cell surface glycoprotein CD3 delta chain isoform X2, which translates into the protein MRRGRTLGAWVLVASLAVVSWGVRGQKVKVKEASGKVFLHCETSSRGPIIWLKNGDMIANATQLDLGTAYDDPRGTYACETENGKTSPPFQVHYRMCQNCIEVDAPTISGIVVADVVATIFLAVAVYCITGQDKGRMSRASDRQNLIANEQLYQPLGERDDEQYSQLAPAKARK
- the CD3D gene encoding T-cell surface glycoprotein CD3 delta chain isoform X1, which translates into the protein MGARAAWLVGDPYVLGLHGSGCWVSVAAGAPVGAGALWLMCTHGCWVSVAAGAPVGAGALWLWGACGCWVSVGAGVLWGSPAAAGSVSAGGSLAAEEPTTSSPAVFPCPSVGVVAGARRQAQGASDTLGCWGGRLQPRHPAPGAPGGEERAPSSPWAGCPAATTCAMRRGRTLGAWVLVASLAVVSWGVRGQKVKVKEASGKVFLHCETSSRGPIIWLKNGDMIANATQLDLGTAYDDPRGTYACETENGKTSPPFQVHYRMCQNCIEVDAPTISGIVVADVVATIFLAVAVYCITGQDKGRMSRASDRQNLIANEQLYQPLGERDDEQYSQLAPAKARK